A single region of the Streptomyces sp. NBC_00425 genome encodes:
- a CDS encoding aromatic ring-hydroxylating dioxygenase subunit alpha produces the protein METESASGPYPSLEHRNGAVPDLRRRGIDPDFWYPVAVSRSVARKKTFAARFAGERIALYRGEDGTVFALEDRCAHRQVPLSMGVVEGEVLRCCYHAWAYRGNGRISQIPYLPKGVGRPPRGVRAYPVREAYGLVFVFPGDPGKAAATPLPDLPEFRSARHRTMTFSRTVRCHYSFMHENLLDMNHQFLHRGVLGRIRPELLGFDTGPDFVEARYLFVPAGGRKDRGAALLSAEGLGGGSSPDVITVRTQYPYQTLQAVPEKAELPAFSLWAAYVPQDAEQRVNHTFGLLMIAKPPIPGALHAAWPFIRRFTERVFAEDRMAVEAEQRAWDEQGEDRNQEVFPLILHVRDVLRNNGVPLRPPAVRTGAGPCAGSAVCSP, from the coding sequence ATCGAGACTGAATCCGCGAGCGGTCCGTACCCGTCGCTCGAGCACAGGAACGGAGCGGTCCCCGACCTCCGGCGGCGCGGGATCGACCCGGACTTCTGGTACCCGGTCGCCGTGTCCCGGAGCGTGGCGAGGAAGAAGACGTTCGCCGCCCGGTTCGCGGGGGAGCGGATCGCCCTGTACCGCGGCGAGGACGGCACGGTCTTCGCTCTGGAGGACCGGTGCGCCCACCGCCAGGTGCCCCTGAGCATGGGGGTGGTGGAGGGCGAGGTGCTGCGCTGCTGCTACCACGCCTGGGCCTACCGTGGGAACGGCCGCATCTCGCAGATCCCGTATCTGCCCAAGGGGGTGGGCCGGCCGCCGCGGGGCGTGCGCGCCTATCCGGTCCGGGAAGCCTACGGTCTCGTCTTCGTCTTCCCCGGCGATCCCGGGAAGGCCGCCGCCACGCCGCTGCCCGACCTGCCGGAGTTCCGTTCGGCCCGGCACCGGACCATGACGTTCTCGCGGACCGTGCGGTGCCACTACTCGTTCATGCACGAGAACCTGCTCGACATGAACCACCAGTTCCTGCACCGGGGCGTCCTCGGCAGGATCCGGCCCGAACTGCTGGGCTTCGACACCGGTCCGGACTTCGTGGAGGCGCGGTACCTGTTCGTCCCCGCGGGCGGGAGGAAGGACCGGGGCGCGGCGCTGCTGTCGGCCGAGGGCCTGGGCGGCGGTTCCTCGCCCGACGTCATCACCGTCCGCACCCAGTACCCGTACCAGACGCTGCAAGCGGTCCCGGAGAAGGCCGAGCTCCCGGCGTTCTCCCTGTGGGCCGCCTACGTGCCGCAGGACGCCGAGCAGCGCGTCAACCACACCTTCGGACTGCTCATGATCGCGAAGCCGCCGATCCCGGGTGCCCTGCACGCCGCCTGGCCGTTCATCAGAAGGTTCACCGAACGCGTCTTCGCCGAGGACCGGATGGCCGTCGAGGCCGAGCAGCGGGCCTGGGACGAGCAGGGCGAGGACCGCAATCAGGAGGTCTTCCCGCTGATCCTGCACGTCCGCGACGTGCTGAGGAACAACGGCGTGCCCCTGCGGCCCCCCGCGGTGCGGACCGGCGCGGGCCCCTGCGCCGGCAGCGCGGTGTGCTCGCCCTGA
- the secD gene encoding protein translocase subunit SecD has product MQRSPLVRGLLALSAVALSLYVALTVPVHLGLDLRGGTQIVLETRPVDPADAGDEVTDRTVEVLRGRIDALGVAEPTIARSGGDRIIVELPGVQDPRKAADVLGRTAQLTFHQVLGAAADADGTSDPLPKRPHEQVTADESGSPLRLRAAALTGKDVEKAAARFDQQTGAGWHVTVDFKGSGGAGWARLTGEAACRPPGDPGRRVAIVLDDRIVSSPQVDPSVACRSGISGGSTQITGSFDDAEAKELALLINGGALPVPVETVEQRTVGPTLGARAIEASAWAAVVGTAATSLFIIAVYRIMGVLATVALACYGLMSYAALAALGATLTLPGLAGFVLAVGMAVDANVLVFERAREEYAARRRTTPRSSLTVGFRKAFSAIADSNITTLIAAGLLFFFASGPVRGFGVTLGIGVLASMVSALVVTRALADLAIGRPRLRRRPHLTGIAHTGVVRARLARTNPSLLRHPRRWLAVSAAALVLAASGIAVRGLDLGVEFTGGRLVEYTTATPVDADRARSALADAGFPRAVVQTSGENRFTVRTHHLDEAQAATLTDTVTDLARDADKIRDETIGPSLGEELRRGALVALVVALGAQLLYLAARFRWLLGSSAVAALVHDVVILVGVFAWLGKPVDGVFLAALLTVIGYSVNDSVVVLDRIRELGRRDRGEPFARIADQALLQTLPRTVSTGMGAVFILTALAVLGGDTLTDFALALLIGLVVGTWSSMFTATPLAVELHRRTRAGSSRGRGALGRPGGGLRGP; this is encoded by the coding sequence GTGCAACGCTCCCCGCTCGTCAGAGGGCTGCTCGCCCTCTCCGCCGTCGCCCTGTCCCTGTACGTCGCGCTCACCGTGCCCGTCCACCTCGGACTCGATCTGCGGGGCGGCACCCAGATCGTGCTCGAGACCCGCCCCGTCGACCCGGCCGACGCCGGCGACGAGGTCACGGACCGCACCGTGGAGGTGCTGCGCGGCCGGATCGACGCGCTCGGCGTCGCCGAGCCCACCATCGCCCGCTCCGGCGGCGACCGGATCATCGTCGAACTGCCCGGCGTGCAGGATCCCCGCAAGGCGGCCGACGTGCTCGGCCGGACCGCACAGCTCACCTTCCACCAGGTGCTCGGCGCGGCGGCGGACGCCGACGGCACGTCGGACCCACTGCCGAAGCGGCCCCACGAGCAGGTGACGGCCGACGAGTCCGGCAGTCCGCTGCGGCTGCGGGCCGCCGCACTCACCGGCAAGGACGTCGAGAAGGCAGCCGCCCGCTTCGACCAGCAGACCGGCGCCGGATGGCATGTCACGGTGGACTTCAAGGGGTCGGGCGGAGCGGGCTGGGCCCGGCTGACCGGCGAGGCCGCCTGTCGTCCGCCCGGGGATCCGGGTCGCCGCGTCGCCATCGTCCTGGACGACAGGATCGTCTCCTCGCCACAGGTCGACCCCTCGGTGGCGTGCCGGTCCGGCATCAGCGGCGGCTCCACCCAGATCACCGGATCCTTCGACGACGCCGAGGCCAAGGAGCTGGCCCTGCTCATCAACGGCGGCGCGCTGCCGGTGCCGGTCGAGACCGTCGAGCAGCGCACCGTCGGCCCCACCCTCGGCGCGCGGGCCATCGAGGCGAGCGCCTGGGCGGCCGTCGTCGGCACCGCCGCGACCTCGCTGTTCATCATCGCCGTGTACCGGATCATGGGCGTCCTCGCCACGGTGGCCCTCGCCTGCTACGGCCTCATGTCCTACGCGGCCCTCGCCGCGCTCGGAGCCACCCTCACCCTGCCCGGCCTCGCCGGATTCGTCCTGGCCGTCGGCATGGCGGTGGACGCCAACGTCCTCGTCTTCGAACGCGCCCGCGAGGAGTACGCCGCCCGCCGCCGGACCACCCCGAGGTCGTCGCTGACCGTCGGGTTCCGCAAGGCCTTCAGCGCGATCGCCGACTCCAACATCACCACCCTCATCGCCGCCGGCCTGCTGTTCTTCTTCGCCTCCGGACCCGTGCGCGGCTTCGGGGTGACGCTGGGCATCGGCGTCCTGGCCTCCATGGTCAGCGCCCTCGTCGTCACCCGCGCCCTCGCCGACCTCGCGATCGGCCGGCCCCGCCTGCGTCGCCGCCCCCACCTGACCGGCATCGCCCACACCGGCGTCGTCCGCGCCCGGCTCGCCCGCACGAACCCGAGCCTGCTGCGCCACCCCCGCCGATGGCTGGCCGTCTCGGCCGCGGCCCTCGTCCTGGCGGCCTCCGGGATCGCTGTGCGCGGCCTCGACCTCGGCGTCGAGTTCACCGGCGGTCGCCTCGTCGAATACACCACGGCAACGCCCGTGGACGCCGACCGGGCCCGCTCCGCGCTCGCCGACGCCGGGTTCCCCCGCGCCGTCGTCCAGACCTCCGGCGAGAACCGGTTCACCGTCCGCACCCACCACCTCGACGAAGCCCAGGCGGCGACGCTCACCGACACCGTCACCGACCTGGCACGCGATGCCGACAAGATCCGTGACGAGACCATCGGGCCCAGCCTCGGCGAGGAGCTCCGCCGGGGCGCACTCGTCGCCCTCGTCGTCGCCCTCGGCGCACAACTGCTGTACCTGGCGGCACGTTTCCGCTGGCTGCTGGGAAGCTCCGCGGTCGCCGCGCTCGTCCATGACGTCGTGATCCTCGTCGGCGTCTTCGCCTGGCTCGGCAAGCCCGTCGACGGTGTCTTCCTGGCGGCGCTGCTGACCGTCATCGGCTACTCGGTCAACGACTCCGTCGTGGTCCTCGACCGGATCAGGGAACTCGGCCGCCGCGACCGCGGGGAACCCTTCGCCCGCATCGCCGACCAGGCGCTGCTGCAGACCCTGCCGCGGACCGTCAGCACCGGCATGGGCGCCGTGTTCATCCTCACCGCACTCGCCGTCCTCGGCGGCGACACCCTGACCGACTTCGCCCTCGCGCTGCTCATCGGCCTCGTGGTGGGCACCTGGTCGTCGATGTTCACCGCCACGCCGCTGGCCGTCGAACTGCACCGGCGCACCCGGGCGGGCTCCTCGCGGGGGCGTGGCGCGCTCGGCCGTCCGGGTGGTGGCCTGCGGGGGCCGTGA
- a CDS encoding response regulator, producing the protein MSAPDTSVIRILLADDHALVRRGVRLILDREPDLEVVAEAGDGAEAVELARTRQVDLAVLDIAMPRMTGLQATRELVALKPEVRVLMLTMHDNEQYFFQALKAGASGYVLKSVADRDLVAACRAAMRDEPFLYPGAVTALIRNYLDRVRGGEEPPDQVLTAREEEVLKLVAEGHSSKEIAEMLFISIKTVHRHRANLLHKLGLRDRLELTRYAIRAGLIEA; encoded by the coding sequence ATGAGCGCGCCCGACACCTCCGTGATCCGCATCCTCCTCGCCGACGACCACGCCCTGGTCCGTCGCGGCGTGCGACTCATCCTCGACCGTGAGCCGGACCTCGAGGTCGTCGCCGAGGCCGGCGACGGCGCGGAGGCCGTCGAACTGGCCCGCACCCGTCAGGTCGACCTCGCGGTCCTGGACATCGCCATGCCGCGGATGACCGGCCTGCAGGCCACCCGGGAGCTCGTCGCGCTGAAGCCGGAGGTGCGGGTGCTGATGCTGACGATGCACGACAACGAGCAGTACTTCTTCCAGGCGCTGAAGGCGGGCGCCAGCGGATACGTGCTGAAGTCGGTGGCCGACCGCGACCTGGTGGCGGCATGCAGGGCCGCCATGCGCGACGAGCCCTTCCTGTACCCGGGGGCGGTCACCGCGCTCATCCGCAACTACCTCGACCGGGTCCGAGGCGGTGAGGAGCCGCCCGACCAGGTGCTGACCGCCCGCGAGGAGGAGGTCCTCAAGCTCGTCGCCGAGGGCCACTCCTCCAAGGAGATCGCCGAGATGCTCTTCATCAGCATCAAGACCGTCCACCGGCACCGGGCGAACCTGCTGCACAAGCTCGGGCTGCGCGACCGGCTGGAACTCACCCGTTACGCGATCCGCGCGGGCCTCATCGAGGCCTGA
- a CDS encoding HAMP domain-containing sensor histidine kinase, translated as MSLFWRIFALNAVVLGSATALLLWAPVTVSVPVVLTEAVILVAGLVVMLVANAALLRIGLAPLDRLTRLMATVDLLRPGQRLPERGRVETAELIRTFNAMLERLEHERASSSARVLLAQEAERRRIAQELHDEVGQSMTAILLALERTADEADEPLRGELRQMQEITRGSLDEVRRLVRRLRPGVLEDLGLVSALTSLTTEFATHVGLRVVRRFDTGLPVLDHQTELVLYRVAQEALTNAARHAEAGRVEVGLHHTGEAVVLAVADDGRGTGAAPEGAGMRGMRERALLIGATLDITSRPRAGTQVRLTVPLLRKQP; from the coding sequence GTGTCCCTGTTCTGGCGGATCTTCGCGCTCAACGCGGTGGTGCTGGGCAGCGCCACCGCGCTGCTGCTGTGGGCTCCGGTGACGGTCTCCGTGCCGGTGGTGCTGACCGAGGCGGTCATCCTCGTGGCCGGCCTGGTCGTCATGCTGGTCGCCAACGCCGCCCTGCTGCGGATCGGCCTGGCCCCGCTCGACCGGCTCACCCGGCTGATGGCCACCGTCGACCTGCTGCGCCCCGGGCAGCGGCTGCCCGAACGCGGCCGCGTCGAGACCGCCGAGCTGATCCGCACGTTCAACGCCATGCTCGAGCGACTCGAGCACGAAAGGGCGTCCAGCAGCGCCCGCGTCCTGCTCGCGCAGGAGGCGGAGCGACGCCGCATCGCCCAGGAACTGCACGACGAGGTGGGACAGAGCATGACCGCGATCCTGCTGGCGCTGGAGCGGACCGCCGACGAGGCGGACGAGCCCCTGCGCGGTGAGCTGCGGCAGATGCAGGAGATCACCCGGGGAAGCCTGGACGAGGTGCGGCGTCTCGTGCGTCGGCTGCGGCCGGGCGTCCTCGAGGACCTCGGCCTGGTCAGCGCGCTGACCTCGCTCACCACCGAGTTCGCCACCCATGTGGGACTGCGCGTCGTGCGCCGTTTCGACACCGGCCTGCCGGTGCTGGACCACCAGACGGAACTGGTGCTGTACCGCGTCGCCCAGGAGGCCCTGACCAACGCGGCCCGCCACGCCGAGGCCGGACGGGTCGAGGTCGGCCTGCACCACACGGGGGAGGCGGTGGTGCTGGCCGTCGCCGACGACGGCCGGGGAACCGGGGCCGCCCCCGAAGGCGCGGGAATGCGCGGAATGCGCGAGCGGGCCCTGCTGATCGGGGCCACGCTGGACATCACCTCCCGGCCGCGGGCCGGCACCCAGGTCCGACTGACCGTGCCCCTCCTCAGGAAGCAGCCATGA
- a CDS encoding TraR/DksA family transcriptional regulator has product MSLDSPRTDARPERLTAHEARQRLEHERASRLTQLKAIDEAGPDPAEQAMSAQKDTVRHVLAEVEAAFVRVRDGSYGVCRGCSGAIPVERLEILPYTRFCVPCQRDAV; this is encoded by the coding sequence ATGTCGCTCGACTCGCCCCGGACCGACGCCCGCCCCGAACGGCTGACGGCGCACGAGGCCCGCCAGCGTCTCGAACACGAACGCGCATCCCGCCTCACCCAGCTGAAGGCCATCGACGAGGCCGGACCCGACCCGGCGGAACAGGCGATGTCCGCGCAGAAAGACACCGTCCGGCATGTCCTCGCCGAGGTCGAGGCCGCGTTCGTCCGCGTCCGGGACGGCAGCTACGGCGTCTGCCGGGGCTGCTCCGGGGCCATCCCCGTCGAGCGCCTCGAGATCCTGCCGTACACCCGCTTCTGCGTTCCCTGCCAGCGCGACGCCGTCTGA
- a CDS encoding TraR/DksA family transcriptional regulator, whose translation MNHQIIDDQIIDDRDPTTLSVEDLAALRENLHEQRLFRREQLQQLSSPASTRTDAALDRRAVSQIEVRVKLAASARMVLTDVEAALARMDQGRYGSCHRCLEPIAREHLMIVPQARCCTRCRRVAEAGR comes from the coding sequence GTGAACCACCAGATCATCGACGACCAGATCATCGACGACCGCGACCCGACGACCCTGTCCGTCGAGGACCTCGCCGCGCTGCGCGAGAACCTGCACGAGCAGCGCCTGTTCCGCCGGGAGCAGCTGCAACAGCTCTCCTCCCCCGCTTCGACCCGCACGGACGCGGCCCTCGACCGGCGGGCCGTCTCCCAGATCGAGGTCCGCGTGAAACTCGCCGCGTCCGCCCGCATGGTCCTCACCGACGTGGAAGCCGCCCTCGCACGGATGGACCAGGGCCGCTACGGCTCCTGCCACCGGTGCCTGGAGCCGATCGCCCGGGAGCACTTGATGATCGTGCCGCAGGCCCGCTGCTGCACCCGCTGCCGGCGCGTCGCGGAGGCAGGACGATGA
- a CDS encoding rod shape-determining protein, with protein sequence MNAVPVPGPMTARHRSWPRCSRCWGVALDLGSARTRAWTSGEKVIIDVPTVAFPAAGVTYPVRRGAIVDTPGTARMLDRLLGHRLPRFGRPLVIVATPVLGGMAYRTEARAAVEVLRPRGFLTVPTARAVAVAADADLSRPLLVVDIGAHLTEVTLLTDGAVTDARHTALGTSDLDRLTPPARITEAVAAMVTAMLEQDRTSQTRDALRRGVLLAGGGALRPDLTYRLTDRLHAPVLPVPAPHTAAVRGAATLLRAAHAHPSSP encoded by the coding sequence ATGAACGCCGTGCCGGTTCCCGGCCCCATGACCGCCCGGCACCGCTCGTGGCCCCGGTGCAGCCGGTGCTGGGGCGTCGCCCTCGACCTGGGCAGCGCCCGCACGCGTGCCTGGACCTCCGGCGAAAAAGTGATCATCGACGTGCCGACGGTCGCCTTCCCCGCCGCGGGCGTCACGTACCCCGTCCGGCGCGGCGCCATCGTCGACACCCCCGGAACCGCCCGGATGCTCGACCGGCTGCTCGGTCACCGCCTGCCCCGCTTCGGCCGCCCCCTGGTCATCGTGGCCACGCCCGTACTGGGCGGCATGGCCTACCGGACCGAGGCCCGCGCCGCGGTCGAGGTCCTGCGGCCCCGCGGGTTCCTGACCGTCCCGACCGCGCGCGCCGTGGCCGTGGCCGCGGACGCCGACCTGAGCCGTCCGTTGCTCGTCGTGGACATCGGCGCCCACCTGACCGAGGTCACGCTCCTCACCGACGGCGCGGTGACCGACGCCCGCCACACCGCGCTGGGCACCAGCGACCTGGACCGGCTCACCCCGCCCGCGCGGATCACCGAGGCGGTCGCGGCCATGGTGACGGCGATGCTGGAACAGGACCGCACCTCCCAGACACGCGACGCCCTCCGGCGGGGCGTGCTCCTCGCCGGCGGGGGCGCCCTGCGCCCCGACCTCACCTACCGCCTCACCGACCGGCTGCACGCGCCCGTCCTGCCCGTCCCCGCGCCCCATACGGCCGCGGTGCGAGGCGCCGCGACGCTGCTGCGGGCCGCCCACGCCCACCCGTCCAGCCCCTGA
- a CDS encoding MarR family winged helix-turn-helix transcriptional regulator: MSKGSEAATPGYLVWRLSTKWRVAVDRALAPLELTHAQYSLVASLYGMQRDGERPSQRRLADHTGLEPLYVSKLARALESAGLVERARDPRDPRAVQLSLTGRGRDVTLRAITVVRGLLEQLLEPLGGLDGARTRAFTEELTTLLDVPLGPEEGPPQPS, encoded by the coding sequence ATGAGCAAGGGTTCCGAAGCGGCCACGCCCGGTTACCTGGTGTGGCGCCTGTCGACGAAGTGGCGCGTGGCGGTCGACCGGGCGCTGGCCCCGCTCGAACTCACCCACGCGCAGTACTCGTTGGTCGCGTCGCTGTACGGGATGCAGCGCGACGGCGAGCGCCCCAGCCAGCGCAGGCTCGCCGACCACACCGGCCTGGAGCCGCTGTACGTCTCCAAGCTCGCCCGCGCCCTGGAGTCAGCCGGCCTGGTCGAACGCGCCCGGGACCCCCGCGACCCGCGCGCCGTGCAACTGTCCCTCACCGGACGGGGACGGGACGTCACCCTGCGGGCGATCACGGTCGTCCGAGGGCTGCTGGAGCAACTGCTGGAGCCGCTCGGCGGCCTGGACGGCGCCCGTACGCGGGCGTTCACCGAAGAGCTGACGACCCTCCTCGACGTCCCGCTCGGGCCCGAGGAGGGTCCGCCGCAGCCGTCGTGA
- a CDS encoding tetratricopeptide repeat protein: MRYERAHGGTEEYYSHGTPAERWERAQLFFGAREYTAAARVLAGLVEETPEQTGPRLLLARAYYHSAQLRRAETELRIIVERDPVEHYARLMLGRTLERQGRHTDAGPHLRIASALTGDFPQD, encoded by the coding sequence ATGAGGTACGAGAGGGCACACGGCGGGACCGAGGAGTACTACTCCCACGGGACGCCGGCCGAACGCTGGGAGCGGGCGCAGCTGTTCTTCGGGGCGCGGGAGTACACCGCCGCGGCCCGGGTGCTGGCCGGCCTGGTCGAGGAGACGCCGGAGCAGACCGGTCCGCGCCTGCTGCTGGCCCGCGCCTACTACCACTCGGCCCAACTGCGCCGCGCCGAGACCGAGTTGCGGATCATCGTCGAACGCGACCCGGTCGAGCACTACGCCCGGCTGATGCTGGGCCGCACCCTGGAGCGGCAGGGCCGGCACACGGATGCCGGACCGCACCTGCGGATCGCGTCTGCTCTGACGGGCGACTTCCCGCAGGACTGA
- a CDS encoding PepSY-associated TM helix domain-containing protein, which yields MSTAPSLTAEEAPQPTAPEPKTRGPWAPLRPLVLRLHFYAGVFVAPFLLVAAVTGLLYAASFQAEKLVYAHEMTVPVGDAKLPISEQVDAARKAHPEGTVSAVRPSPKDDASTRVMLSGVQGVGATHTLAVFVDPYTGEVRGALEQYGSTGALPLRTWIDEFHRDLHLGENGRLYSELAASWLWVIAGGGVVLWFSRRRAQRKVRGVTGRRRTLGLHGTVGVWAAAGFFFLSATGLTWSTYAGAHIDELRTSLGQATPSVSAAASGGDHAGHDAASGAGGDGEHGVGLDKVLAAARAEGLGDPVEIVPPADASSAYVVKQVQRSWPEKQDAVAVDPASGKVTDTLRFADHPLLAKLTRYGIDLHTGVLFGLANQIALMLLALALILLIVWGYRMWWQRGRGSAFGRPIPRGAWAQVPPYVLVPLMAGVAVVGYFVPLLGIPLAGFLVVDVVVGEIAHRRKRATSAA from the coding sequence ATGTCCACCGCTCCCTCCCTCACCGCGGAAGAGGCCCCGCAGCCGACGGCCCCCGAGCCGAAGACCCGCGGCCCGTGGGCCCCGCTGCGCCCCCTGGTCCTGCGTCTGCATTTCTACGCCGGCGTGTTCGTGGCGCCCTTCCTGCTGGTCGCCGCCGTCACCGGGCTTCTGTACGCCGCCTCGTTCCAGGCCGAGAAGCTCGTGTACGCGCACGAGATGACCGTGCCCGTCGGCGACGCGAAACTGCCGATATCCGAGCAGGTCGACGCCGCCCGCAAGGCCCACCCGGAGGGAACCGTTTCGGCGGTGCGTCCCTCGCCAAAGGACGATGCCTCCACCCGCGTGATGCTGTCCGGCGTCCAGGGGGTCGGCGCCACCCACACCCTCGCGGTGTTCGTCGACCCGTACACGGGCGAGGTGCGCGGCGCGCTGGAGCAGTACGGCTCGACGGGCGCGCTGCCGCTGCGCACCTGGATCGACGAGTTCCACCGCGATCTGCACCTCGGTGAGAACGGCCGCCTCTACAGCGAACTCGCCGCGAGCTGGCTGTGGGTGATCGCGGGCGGTGGAGTCGTGCTGTGGTTCTCCCGCCGGCGCGCGCAGCGCAAGGTCCGCGGGGTCACCGGACGGCGGCGCACGCTCGGCCTGCACGGGACCGTCGGCGTCTGGGCGGCGGCCGGCTTCTTCTTCCTGTCCGCGACCGGTCTGACCTGGTCGACGTACGCGGGCGCCCACATCGACGAGCTGCGCACCTCGCTCGGCCAGGCCACCCCGTCGGTGTCGGCGGCCGCGAGCGGCGGCGACCACGCAGGCCACGACGCGGCCTCCGGGGCGGGCGGGGACGGCGAACACGGCGTGGGTCTCGACAAGGTCCTGGCCGCCGCGCGCGCCGAGGGTCTCGGCGACCCGGTCGAGATCGTCCCGCCCGCCGACGCCTCGTCCGCCTATGTCGTCAAGCAGGTGCAGCGCAGCTGGCCCGAGAAGCAGGACGCGGTCGCGGTGGACCCGGCCTCCGGGAAGGTCACCGACACCTTGCGGTTCGCCGACCACCCGCTGCTGGCCAAGCTGACCCGGTACGGCATCGACCTGCACACCGGCGTCCTGTTCGGCCTGGCCAACCAGATCGCGCTGATGCTTCTCGCACTCGCTCTGATCCTGCTGATCGTGTGGGGTTACCGCATGTGGTGGCAGCGTGGCCGGGGCAGCGCCTTCGGCCGGCCGATCCCGCGCGGCGCCTGGGCGCAGGTCCCGCCGTACGTCCTGGTCCCGCTGATGGCGGGGGTCGCCGTGGTCGGCTACTTCGTCCCGCTGCTCGGCATCCCGCTCGCCGGGTTCCTCGTGGTGGACGTGGTCGTCGGCGAGATCGCGCACCGGCGCAAGCGGGCGACGTCCGCCGCCTGA
- a CDS encoding peptide deformylase produces MASPRPLAPLAERIEELLAPGGPLPLVLAGHPVLRAGTARYEGQLDPALLARFVEALRLTMHAAPGVGLAAPQVGVELRIAVVEDPATVPEEVRLARGRVPQPFRVLVNPSYEPVGSARAAFFEGCLSVPGYQAVVARHAEVRLTGEDEHGRPLDEVFGGWPARIVQHETDHLDGLLYLDRAEPRSLAADRNVLERWAQPTPAEAARALDFELP; encoded by the coding sequence ATGGCATCTCCCCGTCCCCTCGCACCCCTTGCCGAACGGATCGAGGAACTCCTCGCGCCCGGCGGCCCGTTGCCCCTCGTCCTGGCCGGACACCCCGTTCTGCGGGCGGGCACGGCGCGTTACGAGGGTCAGCTCGACCCGGCGCTGCTGGCCCGCTTCGTAGAGGCGCTGCGCCTCACCATGCACGCGGCGCCCGGCGTCGGTCTCGCCGCGCCGCAGGTCGGCGTGGAACTGCGGATCGCGGTCGTCGAGGACCCGGCGACGGTGCCGGAGGAGGTGCGCCTGGCCCGCGGGAGGGTGCCCCAGCCGTTCCGGGTGCTGGTCAACCCGTCGTACGAACCGGTGGGTTCGGCCCGGGCCGCGTTCTTCGAGGGCTGTCTGAGCGTGCCGGGTTATCAGGCGGTGGTGGCCCGGCACGCCGAGGTCCGGCTGACCGGCGAGGACGAGCACGGCAGGCCGCTGGACGAGGTGTTCGGCGGCTGGCCCGCCCGGATCGTCCAGCACGAGACGGACCATCTCGACGGCCTGCTCTACCTCGACCGGGCCGAACCGCGCTCGCTGGCCGCGGACCGTAACGTCCTGGAGCGGTGGGCGCAGCCGACCCCGGCCGAGGCGGCGCGGGCGCTGGACTTCGAGCTGCCGTAG